ATTCAGGATAGCGGCCAACTGCATACACCTCAGCCAGGAGTTAGCCACAGGTTAGCCACAGCCTGCAAGCCAAGCGCACACTGTAGTAATGGAGAGTTACTGAGGATGCTAGGTTTGGGCCCGATTACCTTGGCTTAGTTTTCTAAACGGCCGTTTACATCAGCGCCGGTTCACTCCTGCATCAGACCAAACGTTTAAAAATAGGTCACATTTGCAGTCTTCGGCTGTCAATGAGCATTTTTATAGAAACACCAGATCAGGTAAATGgtttaacaaattaaataattgagaCTATTTAGTATGAAACAGACTGGCCCTTGCTGCAGACTCCTGCTAGAGCACGACATTATCCCTGAAGTACTACATCCATTTGGTGCATTTCCATTATGGAAGATATTTACACTCATTCATGAATGACGTCATCCAAGTATGACAGCTCGGCCAGCAAAAGTAGGGAAATCATCATTGACTTACTCCTACAGCAGCGGACTCCAACCCCGggcctggagagctacagggtctgccgGTGTTCATTGTTACTCTACACTTGATTAACCAATTAgagcagtggattacacagcTAAACTCACATCGCCTGGTTACGTGGgcctcaacagggtgctgattttaaggtgaaaacccaaaaccagcagacccagtagcgcTCCACGACCGGGGTCGGAGACCGGTccgaagcgggggggggggggggggtgaaacgATGCGATTCGGGACGCTCACCGAAGTATTTGGCGCTGGAGCCGTCTTCGCCGAAGACGGTGACCACGCCGGGCCTCAGCACCTGCAGCGTGGGGACGTGGGCGGGCAGGATCCCGAAAGCGCCCGTCAGCGTCGGCACGTCGACCTGCTTCACGCTGGCCGCGTTGAAGAACACCTGCGGGTCGCACGGGGTCACGCCAGGTCAGGGACAGGACATTCCATCCCACAGCAGGGGGAAAAACATCTGCGAGTGTCACGGGGATTATGGTAAACACTCACGTGGGGGGAAACTCCCTAACTCGCATGGCTGAAATGGATCGCACGCTCAGCTGAATGTGCCGTTGAGAAACAGGGCCGACagtgcatatttatttacagaTTATGTCCAAACTGTACTCTTTTCCACAAACACCGAGGATGCAGTCGCAGCCTCAGTGTTCGCATGTAATTCATTTGGAAAAgtacagaaaaaagaaagactaTTTTTAAGGGCTCATATTGTACACCTCTACAGTGCTGATGTCCCTAGGAAAACGATTAGCGTGGGTTTAAGTTGCATAAACTATcactatccagttttacatgtccagtgcctctcatgagctttaccaacaacaggctgttttagtggctgtgtctttaaggctcattgagaTCAAAGAACCTCTGTtatgattggctggctagctccaaacAGCTGAGCACAGTCTGTGTAGGTTATCTGATGGCCTTGCAGTTAAAATCTCCATCCTGGACCAAAAATGAAAGGGAATCTATCCCCTGGCAGGTGATAAGACAGATGTTATACAGAAGCCtctcaactctggtcctggggACCCACTGTGTACGCTGGTTTTTATCAAAGCCAATCTTAATCTTGATTAATTAAGGTTGCAGAAAACATGTTTACGTTCTACCATAACttaagcaggggtgcacaaggGCTGAtgcgtttcaggattttgtgtctAATTGTTCTCTCAATTATTTAATCAAACATCTGGCATTTGTTTAAACATGAGCTACAGCTGCAAACTGCAAGTGTGTGCTAACAATTTTATTGCCcccaagtacaggagtgaaccagcgctgtcagaaaactaaagtAATTGgcacaacaaaaacaagaatgcaGATGGGTCCTTCAGAACCAGAGTTGTGGGTTAAACTTATTGGTTTCAGGTTTCCACACTCATAGCAAATAGGACCCAAATGATTTCACCCATGCATCAATATTTCTGCCATAAAGCGTTTTAATAATGAGCTTTAAGTCTAACCTCCATTATCATTTCTTAAGAACAATTAGCAGCTCATTCCAATAAACAGTCTAGCTTGTTACTATTATTGGAACAAAATATATAGAGTGGAccaccaggaccagagttgagaaacactatTATACAGGATATAACACATAATGGGATATAACGTATAATACCTTCCTGACGTTGCCCATGTAATGCATCTACAAGAATCATCCTGCTAGGGGGTGTGATTGTGCATACATCGATTACGAGATACGAGATAACCCATTACATTTTTAAGGGCAAGGAacaaacataagtctaatataaCCTAAACGTGCAAATTTGTCCATTTTAGCACAAAGCGATTTAAGGATTTCACACTATGAAATTTGTTGGTTAAATTGTATCATGTTGTAGCTAAACGACTAACGTTGCTCACCAGACTAGCATACAACTCAAGCGTCAGTTGTTACATTTTGTTAGACGTAATCATTGCACTTTGAATGAACTTGCACATTATGAGAATATGACTATTTCAAGAAAAGACCGTTGCTACTGATTCGcaactttaaaatgtatttctttccaagattatatttttatatgcatgAAATATTCTATCGCTAAATATCGCTATAAATCGCTAGCTAATGTTAAATGGCTTAGCGAGGATGAGAAGCAAGATGGTGAAGCCAGCCTAAATTCGTATACGTATAGCTAATTATAATGAACTGTTAGCTATAGTTAGGCAGGTTAGCTAGTCAGCTAACTGTCAATGTGTGTATACTGACATCCAGATATGCCGCACATATATTTGACAGTTGAAACTACAAGCTagtcgctagctagctaagcccCATTGAATTGAATCGCTAGCTAATGAGGCGCTACATAGCTAGCATGCTAACCAATATCCAttgttaattatatttttgacaTAATCGCACCTAAAAATGGTCCGAAACGTATATTAACCATTGTAATAATTGGGCACGCTGTCAGGCTATAGTGGAGTTGTACAATGTAATTTGAAAGCAAAACCATTTTGCCGAATTCGAAGGCCTGATAGTCCACCTCGGATTTTCCTTACCTTTGTTGGGGATGCAAACGTGAAGGACATCTGAGAAGCAGAAGCGGGTGCGTCGGCATAAAAGCGGGCCTGGCGCAAAACAGGTAGTGAACGACGGAGAAACCGGGCGGCTAACATTATGGCAATCAATTGAAAATTGGGGGGTGGAATGAGGAACAGCAGAAAGACAAGAACCCCAACTGTCAATCGATTCGACTGGAAGCGCCTGCTCGCTTAGCCAaggacacaccacacacaaccgaccgaccgaccgacccACAGAAATACAGGTCAAAGTTCACAGCTACAACGAATGCATTGTGGGGCCTGTAGTgtttaaaaggcaattaacaTGAGTTATCCAAGTTCGTGCTTAAAAAGTTCAGATATATCTGGTTGCTTAATATAATCTAGTGAACTCAAAACAGCATGAACTATCCATATACATTTATAATGGATTCATGAATAAGGTGTCTATTGGCTAgctatatatatgtgtatgttttgtgctctctctctctctctctctctctctctctctctctctctctctctctctctctctctctctctctctctctctctctctctctctctctctctctctctctctcagtatttaATTACTAGCCAATTTACTGCCGGAGGGTGGCGCAATGAGAATGTCAGATTATGGACTATTGATAAGCTTCCGTAGTACTACAACCTTGATAGACCTTAATAaatagtcaaaaaaaaaaataaggtaacaatgcccctctctctctctctctctctctctctctctctctcacaatatAAGAGAACAAGAAAACGGATGAATAACTCATATCAGTCACAAAATCTGATAAATGACAATAAACAAACTATATTGAAAggactgtgtgtatttgtatgtgtgtttgtcgtCTGCCAGGGATGAATCACAAGTTCTTCAGTCTATAATGTTATAAAGTCTAGCtgaattagaaatgttttcGGCGTCCTGATATATAATATTTCACATGAtgaattgtaaatgt
The sequence above is a segment of the Conger conger chromosome 4, fConCon1.1, whole genome shotgun sequence genome. Coding sequences within it:
- the atp5f1d gene encoding ATP synthase subunit delta, mitochondrial, whose amino-acid sequence is MLAARFLRRSLPVLRQARFYADAPASASQMSFTFASPTKVFFNAASVKQVDVPTLTGAFGILPAHVPTLQVLRPGVVTVFGEDGSSAKYFVSSGSVAVNADSSVQLLAEEAVPLDSLDLTAAKANLEKAQADLLGTADEAARAEVQISIEANEAIVKALE